A stretch of the Prochlorococcus marinus str. MIT 0918 genome encodes the following:
- the asnB gene encoding asparagine synthase (glutamine-hydrolyzing), giving the protein MCGFAGIYCFNSKAQSDIHFYLESMGESIDHRGPDHRGYYIDEMESFGFVHNRLSIIDLSSTGNQPMESLDKRFIISFNGEIYNHQDIRHEINKDFAGYPWKGHSDTETLLASVQIWGLEKTLKKITGMFAIGLYDKLNKELTLIRDRFGEKPLYYGFTGDQSHRSFIFSSELSSFRSLPFFNNSINRSSLAQLLRFTFIAAPNSIYNGILQLQPGSLFKLKFPIVNYSLEGSCWWNLLDEYQRLSQNQYTDDNYALEILEEKLTKSVLQQSVSDVPIGTFLSGGIDSSLITALLQKNSIKPIKTFTIGTKDNSLNESDYAKSVSNYLGTDHTQLIIQPEEIINNIVNLPSIYSEPFADSSQLPTYLVSKLAIDNGLKVAISGDGADELFGGYVRHIYGPSLWKKISLIPFSLRRILGKLLLLIPPQFWNLLGLYLPVSQLSNKVYKLSKRLKYINSIDDLYISLVTVCEDSTAQIITSSQDQIVNKAPSPLDFELPKSASDNPALKMMLMDTLNYLPNDILTKVDRASMNVSLETRAPFLDHNVFNVSARLPHSLKINPNLKYNNSKWALRQILYKYVPPDLIDRPKAGFAIPIGDWLRGPLRPWAEDLLNPSKIINQGFLNPSMVNKTWEKHLNTHKNSPYKIWTILMWQAWLEKWT; this is encoded by the coding sequence ATGTGTGGATTTGCTGGAATATATTGCTTTAATTCAAAGGCTCAATCTGATATTCATTTCTATCTTGAATCTATGGGTGAATCTATAGATCATAGAGGACCAGATCACAGAGGCTATTATATAGACGAGATGGAATCATTTGGCTTTGTTCATAATAGGCTTTCAATAATTGATTTAAGTTCAACTGGTAATCAGCCAATGGAAAGTCTTGATAAAAGATTTATAATTTCATTTAATGGAGAAATATATAACCATCAAGATATTAGGCATGAGATAAATAAAGATTTTGCTGGTTATCCATGGAAAGGCCATAGTGATACTGAGACATTGCTTGCATCAGTTCAAATATGGGGATTAGAAAAAACTTTAAAGAAAATTACTGGTATGTTTGCAATTGGTTTATATGACAAACTAAATAAAGAACTAACATTAATTCGCGATAGATTTGGAGAGAAGCCGCTTTACTATGGATTTACTGGAGATCAATCTCATCGCTCTTTTATATTTAGCTCTGAACTTTCATCATTTAGATCTCTTCCTTTTTTTAATAATTCAATAAATAGATCATCATTGGCCCAGCTTTTAAGATTTACTTTTATTGCAGCTCCAAACTCCATTTATAATGGAATCTTACAATTACAGCCTGGCAGCCTATTCAAACTAAAATTTCCTATAGTTAATTATTCACTTGAAGGATCATGTTGGTGGAATCTTTTAGATGAATATCAAAGGCTTAGCCAGAATCAATACACAGATGATAACTATGCTTTAGAAATCTTAGAAGAGAAGCTTACCAAGTCTGTTTTACAGCAGAGCGTTTCAGATGTCCCTATAGGAACATTTTTGTCTGGTGGTATTGATTCATCGTTAATAACTGCGTTGCTTCAAAAAAATAGTATAAAACCTATTAAAACATTTACAATTGGAACTAAAGATAATAGTTTGAATGAATCTGATTATGCTAAATCTGTTTCTAATTATTTAGGAACTGATCATACTCAACTCATTATTCAGCCAGAAGAAATAATTAATAATATTGTTAATTTGCCCAGCATATATTCTGAGCCATTTGCAGATTCTTCTCAATTGCCAACATATTTAGTAAGTAAACTCGCAATAGATAATGGTCTTAAGGTTGCTATATCTGGAGATGGTGCTGATGAATTATTTGGTGGTTATGTAAGGCATATTTATGGACCTTCTTTATGGAAAAAGATCTCATTGATTCCGTTCTCTTTAAGAAGAATACTAGGGAAATTATTATTATTAATCCCACCCCAATTTTGGAATCTCCTAGGGCTATATCTACCGGTAAGTCAATTGAGTAATAAGGTGTATAAACTCTCAAAGAGGCTAAAATATATTAATTCTATAGATGATCTTTATATATCCCTAGTAACAGTCTGTGAGGATTCTACAGCTCAAATTATTACTTCTAGCCAAGATCAGATTGTAAACAAAGCACCTTCTCCTTTAGATTTCGAATTACCTAAATCTGCTTCTGATAACCCCGCTTTGAAAATGATGTTGATGGATACACTTAATTATCTACCTAATGACATATTGACCAAGGTTGATAGAGCTTCTATGAATGTGAGTTTAGAAACAAGAGCACCATTTCTTGATCATAATGTTTTTAATGTTTCAGCACGATTACCTCATTCACTTAAAATAAACCCCAATTTAAAATACAATAATTCTAAATGGGCTTTGAGACAAATATTATATAAATATGTTCCCCCAGATTTAATTGACCGTCCTAAGGCAGGCTTTGCAATCCCTATAGGAGATTGGTTAAGAGGCCCATTAAGACCTTGGGCTGAGGACCTTTTAAATCCATCTAAAATTATCAATCAAGG
- a CDS encoding nucleotide sugar dehydrogenase, whose translation MKFPELTSCTVAVMGLGYVGLPIAIELSKSKKCLLTGELLQRRIIGFDVNKDRLKELNNFYDRTNEVSKNDFNEAKDLIFTNEISLLSDADVFIITVPTPIDSLKRPDLSALKKASKTVSLALCAMKNKEEFIDKKNTPIIIYESTVYPGATEEVCIPILEESGLALNSPEQGKGFCCGYSPERINPGDKEHKLTTITKVTSGSNSEAANWVDNFYGSIIQAGTYKAKSIKVAEAAKVIENTQRDLNIALVNEFSMIFRKMEIDTLDVLDAARSKWNFLDFRPGLVGGHCIGVDPYYLTYKSEQLGYSPQVVLAGRRMNDGMSDWIIEQLLIEMSKRGLTIGGNKVLILGLSFKENCPDLRNTKVADLVNSLAKYSIVTDLIDNYVDPQEAKEIYNINVLKDFHPEKKYSVVIAAVRHQNFVDLPVLKWKAVLEKDGFIIDLKGYVPRELNPIRI comes from the coding sequence ATGAAGTTTCCTGAATTAACTAGTTGCACTGTTGCCGTAATGGGATTGGGATATGTCGGGTTGCCTATAGCAATTGAACTTTCCAAGTCAAAAAAATGTTTATTAACGGGAGAATTACTACAAAGAAGAATTATAGGATTTGATGTTAATAAAGATAGACTAAAGGAATTAAATAATTTTTATGATAGAACAAATGAAGTATCAAAAAATGATTTTAATGAGGCTAAAGATTTAATCTTTACTAATGAAATTAGTTTGCTTTCTGATGCAGATGTTTTTATAATTACTGTCCCGACACCTATTGATTCTTTAAAAAGACCTGATCTCTCAGCTTTAAAGAAAGCAAGTAAAACTGTTTCTTTAGCGCTTTGCGCAATGAAAAACAAGGAAGAGTTTATAGATAAGAAAAATACACCGATAATTATTTATGAAAGTACTGTTTACCCTGGAGCAACTGAAGAAGTATGTATTCCTATACTTGAAGAATCAGGCTTAGCTCTAAATAGCCCAGAACAAGGAAAAGGCTTTTGCTGTGGGTATAGCCCAGAAAGAATAAACCCAGGAGATAAAGAACACAAATTAACAACTATTACTAAGGTAACTAGTGGTAGTAATTCTGAAGCCGCTAATTGGGTTGATAATTTTTATGGTTCAATTATCCAAGCTGGAACATATAAAGCAAAAAGTATTAAAGTAGCTGAAGCTGCAAAAGTGATAGAAAACACCCAACGTGATCTAAATATTGCTCTTGTTAATGAATTTTCAATGATATTTCGTAAGATGGAGATTGACACCCTGGATGTTTTAGATGCGGCTCGCAGTAAGTGGAATTTTCTTGACTTTAGACCAGGTCTTGTTGGTGGACATTGCATAGGTGTTGACCCTTATTATTTAACTTACAAATCAGAACAGCTTGGATATAGCCCACAAGTAGTATTAGCTGGTAGGCGTATGAATGATGGTATGAGCGATTGGATTATTGAACAGTTACTTATTGAAATGTCAAAAAGAGGTTTAACTATAGGGGGCAATAAAGTTTTAATATTAGGACTTAGTTTTAAAGAAAATTGCCCTGATTTAAGAAATACAAAGGTTGCTGATTTAGTAAATTCATTGGCAAAATATTCTATTGTTACAGATTTAATTGATAATTATGTTGACCCACAAGAAGCAAAAGAAATATATAATATAAATGTTTTAAAAGATTTTCATCCTGAAAAAAAATATTCAGTAGTTATTGCGGCAGTTCGACATCAGAATTTTGTTGATTTGCCTGTATTAAAATGGAAGGCAGTTTTAGAAAAAGATGGCTTTATTATTGATTTAAAAGGATATGTACCAAGGGAATTGAACCCTATTAGAATATAG
- a CDS encoding ABC transporter ATP-binding protein, with amino-acid sequence MNIKQAKSKKLIQLLIRLWRMQNQKRKKQIYILIIIMFISSLSEVVSLASVIPLLQVLANPEYLWSQPFIQQYSHLIGIRNYDQLLLPCCLLFSATAILSGLIRLFNIYLNGRISASVGSDLSLESLRRTLYQPYAFHISKNSSKSINSIKDDIANVISLVLNPLLQLISSFVISFSIIVTLLVINWQSAIFAALFILIIYYLAIANGRKPLQRMSRKQVDYRIRQIKSIQESLGAIRDIILNNTQLHYTSSYEKVDRRLRISEVNSRFISLYPRMLLEPISMVIIAFIAYYLSLEGGLDKTLPILGALALGAQRLLPNSQKVYEGWAQCNSAITSLENVINLIEKPITSQSLIIKRNQLHLKDKIIFKNVSYQYEKNLSNVIRSFNLSIQEGERLGIIGRTGSGKSTFIDLLIGLLKPTNGQIIVDGKDIHSQSDKSFLYQWRSIIAHVPQDIFLTDSSIAENIALGVAFDSIDLEKATLAAKKAQLHDFIISTPQGYKTIVGERGVSLSGGQRQRIGIARALYKNAQIIVFDEATSSLDNLTEKSLMHAIDSLSRKFTIIQIAHRLSSVENCDRVIRIEKGTVHSEGPPETMLS; translated from the coding sequence ATGAATATTAAACAAGCTAAAAGTAAGAAGTTAATACAACTCTTAATTAGATTATGGCGTATGCAAAATCAAAAGAGGAAAAAACAGATATATATATTAATTATAATAATGTTTATAAGTAGTTTGTCTGAAGTTGTTAGCCTTGCATCCGTGATCCCTTTGCTACAGGTATTAGCTAATCCAGAATATTTATGGAGCCAACCTTTTATACAACAATATTCACATTTAATTGGAATTAGAAATTATGATCAACTTTTATTGCCATGTTGTTTGCTTTTTAGTGCTACAGCAATTCTCTCTGGGTTAATTCGACTATTTAATATCTATCTAAATGGAAGGATTTCAGCATCAGTTGGATCTGATTTGAGTTTAGAATCTTTAAGAAGAACACTCTATCAGCCATACGCTTTTCACATTTCAAAAAATAGCAGTAAGAGTATTAATTCTATTAAGGATGATATTGCAAATGTAATAAGTTTAGTTCTCAATCCTTTACTACAATTAATTAGCTCGTTTGTTATATCATTTAGTATAATTGTAACCTTGTTAGTTATAAATTGGCAATCAGCCATCTTTGCAGCATTATTTATATTAATTATTTATTATTTAGCCATAGCTAATGGTAGAAAACCTTTACAACGAATGAGTAGAAAACAAGTCGATTATAGGATCAGGCAGATTAAAAGTATTCAAGAATCATTAGGAGCTATAAGAGATATTATTTTAAATAATACGCAGCTACATTATACATCTTCTTATGAGAAAGTTGATAGAAGATTAAGAATTTCAGAAGTAAACTCTAGATTTATCTCTCTCTATCCTAGGATGCTATTAGAGCCTATTTCGATGGTAATAATTGCATTCATAGCCTATTACCTTTCATTAGAAGGAGGATTAGATAAGACTTTACCTATCCTAGGAGCATTGGCATTAGGGGCTCAAAGGTTATTGCCCAACTCGCAAAAGGTTTATGAAGGCTGGGCTCAATGTAATAGTGCAATTACTAGTTTGGAGAATGTTATTAATCTAATAGAAAAACCTATAACTTCTCAGTCATTAATTATTAAGCGTAATCAATTACATTTGAAGGATAAAATCATTTTTAAAAATGTTTCTTATCAATATGAGAAAAATCTTTCTAATGTAATTCGTTCATTTAATCTTAGTATTCAAGAAGGCGAACGATTAGGTATTATTGGCAGAACAGGAAGTGGAAAAAGTACTTTTATAGATCTTCTCATAGGTTTATTAAAACCTACTAATGGACAAATTATAGTAGACGGTAAGGATATTCATTCTCAAAGTGATAAAAGCTTTTTATATCAATGGAGATCTATTATTGCTCACGTACCTCAAGATATATTTCTTACAGATTCTTCTATCGCTGAAAATATTGCATTAGGGGTAGCATTTGATTCTATTGATTTAGAGAAGGCCACATTAGCTGCCAAGAAGGCTCAACTACATGACTTTATAATTAGTACACCTCAAGGATATAAAACAATTGTTGGGGAAAGAGGGGTAAGCCTTAGCGGAGGTCAGCGACAGAGAATTGGTATAGCTAGGGCTCTATATAAAAATGCTCAAATTATTGTTTTTGATGAAGCTACTAGTTCATTAGACAATCTTACGGAAAAGTCTCTCATGCATGCAATCGATAGCCTTAGCCGTAAATTTACAATCATTCAAATTGCTCATAGATTAAGTAGTGTCGAGAACTGTGATCGTGTTATAAGAATTGAGAAGGGGACTGTTCACTCAGAAGGCCCTCCAGAGACTATGCTCAGTTAG
- the pseB gene encoding UDP-N-acetylglucosamine 4,6-dehydratase (inverting) — protein sequence MKLNSDSSILITGGTGSFGKAFVSKVLNLYPNIKRLVIFSRDELKQWEMQQVFSPDKYPQLRFFLGDIRDYNRLQRALKGIDFVIHAAALKQVPAAEYNPTEFIMTNIIGSQNIIHACLNSNVKRVIALSTDKAAAPINLYGATKLCSDKLFVAANNVVGDSDIRLSIVRYGNVMGSRGSVIPFFLEKAKAGLLPITDEDMTRFNISLNEGVDMVLWSLDNCLGGELFVPKIPSYKILDLAEAIGPNCRTQIVGIRPGEKIHEEMITKSDSFSTLDLGKYYAILPSDCKLLNIYKDLNREFEPVPKGFSYNSGTNSSFLTVDEIRDLIVENVDNNFVPI from the coding sequence ATGAAATTAAATTCAGATTCTTCAATCCTTATTACTGGTGGAACAGGAAGCTTTGGTAAAGCATTTGTTTCTAAGGTTTTAAATTTATATCCAAATATTAAACGATTAGTAATATTTAGTAGGGATGAATTAAAGCAATGGGAGATGCAACAGGTCTTCTCTCCAGATAAATATCCACAGCTTAGATTCTTTTTAGGTGATATTAGGGATTATAATCGATTACAAAGGGCTTTGAAGGGAATAGATTTTGTAATTCATGCTGCTGCTTTGAAACAAGTTCCAGCAGCTGAATATAACCCAACAGAGTTTATTATGACTAATATAATAGGCTCACAAAATATTATTCATGCTTGTTTAAACTCTAATGTTAAAAGAGTTATTGCTTTAAGTACTGATAAAGCAGCAGCTCCTATCAATTTATATGGAGCAACTAAATTATGCTCCGACAAATTATTCGTGGCAGCAAATAATGTAGTAGGTGATAGTGATATTCGTCTTTCAATTGTTCGCTATGGCAATGTAATGGGATCTAGGGGATCAGTAATTCCTTTTTTCCTTGAGAAAGCAAAAGCAGGACTTCTTCCTATTACTGATGAAGACATGACCAGGTTTAATATCTCTTTAAATGAGGGCGTGGATATGGTCCTTTGGTCTTTAGATAATTGTTTGGGAGGTGAGTTATTTGTTCCTAAAATACCTAGTTATAAAATATTGGACTTAGCTGAAGCAATTGGCCCAAATTGCAGAACACAAATAGTAGGGATCAGGCCAGGTGAGAAAATACATGAAGAAATGATTACCAAATCAGATAGTTTCTCTACTTTGGACCTTGGAAAATATTATGCAATACTACCCTCAGATTGTAAATTATTAAATATATATAAGGATTTAAATAGAGAATTTGAGCCTGTTCCAAAAGGTTTTTCATATAACTCTGGGACAAATTCATCTTTTCTTACTGTAGACGAAATCAGAGATCTAATCGTTGAAAATGTTGATAATAATTTTGTTCCAATTTGA
- a CDS encoding NAD-dependent epimerase has product MKKAVLVTGSAGFIGFHLSKYLISKGIFVIGLDNLNSYYDRNLKLARLGILKDVSKKDMNFEFVEDDLVNREGLNKLFDIYKPSIVINLAAQAGVRYSIENPIAYIDSNIVGFANILECCRHSNVQHLLYASSSSVYGGNEKIPFSEKDSVDHPMSLYAASKKANELMAHTYSNLYGLPTTGLRFFTVYGPWGRPDMALFLFTKAILSDEPIQIFNHGEMTRDFTYIDDIVESLFLLLDKPPSPDPMFDKEFPEPHKSWCPYRIFNIGNSNPVPLMDYISALEQSLGKKATKKFLPMQPGDVPMTAAETNELESYINFRPKTSISDGIKKFVSWYLEFYKAI; this is encoded by the coding sequence ATGAAAAAGGCTGTTTTGGTGACTGGTTCAGCTGGCTTTATTGGCTTTCATCTCTCTAAATATTTGATTAGCAAGGGAATTTTTGTTATTGGCTTAGATAATTTAAATTCATATTATGATAGAAATTTGAAGCTAGCACGTTTAGGGATCTTAAAAGACGTATCTAAAAAAGACATGAATTTTGAATTTGTTGAGGATGATCTAGTAAATAGAGAAGGTCTTAATAAGCTATTTGATATTTATAAACCATCAATTGTTATTAACCTTGCTGCTCAAGCAGGAGTTCGTTATTCGATAGAAAATCCCATTGCATATATTGATTCAAATATAGTCGGATTTGCAAATATACTTGAGTGTTGTCGCCATAGCAATGTCCAACATCTTCTTTATGCAAGTAGTAGTTCGGTTTATGGAGGTAATGAAAAAATCCCGTTCTCTGAAAAAGATTCAGTTGATCATCCTATGAGTTTGTATGCCGCTAGCAAAAAAGCTAATGAACTAATGGCACATACTTATAGTAATTTATATGGACTTCCTACAACAGGACTGAGATTCTTTACTGTTTATGGTCCTTGGGGGAGACCTGATATGGCTTTATTTCTATTTACTAAAGCAATTTTATCTGATGAGCCTATTCAGATTTTTAATCATGGTGAAATGACTAGAGATTTTACTTATATAGATGATATTGTAGAGAGCTTGTTTCTTTTATTAGATAAACCTCCTTCTCCAGACCCTATGTTTGATAAGGAATTTCCAGAACCTCATAAAAGTTGGTGTCCATATCGTATCTTCAATATTGGCAATTCAAACCCAGTCCCTTTAATGGACTACATCTCGGCTTTAGAACAGTCATTAGGTAAAAAAGCTACAAAAAAATTCTTGCCAATGCAGCCAGGTGATGTACCAATGACTGCTGCTGAAACAAATGAGTTGGAAAGTTATATTAACTTTAGACCTAAAACATCAATAAGTGATGGGATTAAAAAGTTTGTAAGTTGGTATTTAGAGTTTTACAAAGCTATATAG